TGGTAGCATACCATGCAATATTTAATAGATTGCACCAATTATACATCTATCTCAATTAAATATAACCACATCCATACTTTCATCATTAATGGCAAacgagaaaaaaaaatcaattatatTAGTTTCTAAAGCATTAAAACTAAAGCATTTTTAAGTTCAGGAGTTTAAAGTGCATGCTTATTAAAGGTAAACACTTATCCACATTAGGTATGTACTCCAGACTAATGAGTGTAATCACTTAATCATAGTTAAATTAAACGAAATATATTAGATCTCATTTTAATTTTTAACTGTTTAGGTTAATATTGCTAACACCGTATGTGAGTAAGTGTGTATCATCAATAAATTCCAGACCAAAAAACACCGTTGGACTTCCAAACGCTTTGATTTTACCATTTTGAGAACCActagaaatttaattaactttaaAACGGAGAGATAAGTGACAGAGGAGACTAAGAATTTATCAACTTCTTTTATTCCTTTAAACAAACCTTCATTCTACATTAATTGATTACAGAACTGAGAAAGTAAACATTGCTGCATGAACAAAAGAAATCACTAGCTTATCACCTCCTAACTAGAATTAATTAAATTTATCAAAGTCACTTTGGTTCGAATTTAAAAGGAAAGTGAGCAGGTAATAAAGGTGTGTTCGGCaccaaggaaaatgttttcttgaaaaatatttttcaggaaaataagtgggtttgttacttattttcttgtgttcggtaCGTAAGAGaaaaatattatcctaaaagcatttgtatataatctagataAATACTattggggttggggttggggttggggttgggcGTGGGGGTAGGGGTGTGGGGTTATGGGGATGGGGATGTAGTGAGGTGTGTTGGAGGATGGGGAGAACATGTACAATCAATGTGGAATGCCattgtggaacttgttttccctacttccactaggtaaatcattttcttcatttttagggaacttgttttccaaaaattttgaccaaccgaacgtgggaaaattgaaaaatattttcaacAAATATTTCATCCATACCAAACTAGATGCAGTCGGAGTAAAGGATCATCAACAAGGGCGTTCTAGTGCGTTGTAGATTCTTATCCAAGATTTGTATCATTTTATGATGCCATGTGAATTGCTAGAAACATGTGAAGTGTGTGGCTAACCCAATAACGAAAGTTTCGTAAGGGGACTGGAGCAAGCTACCAGGAAATTTGCGCAGCGGAAGATCCTGAATTTGAGACCAGCTAAGACCCCTAAATGACTGCTTAGTGATGAAGGAGGTAGCGGTGCAGAGACAGCCAGGAGGTTTGCCTAGAAGCAACCACACCCAAATAGTAATTCCACAAACATATATCACAATCATTGAAAGTCAAGCTTCATTATTCCTCAATGTAGTCTCAGTTCATAGTTTACTACTTCTATTTCTTATAACTTAGTCGATATTCACAATTGATGTGACTCCGTAATAACATTTTTCTTTCGTATAGTATACAACTAGGTGACTTCGTAAACTCAAGATATAATTGAAAGAGCCATCAGTCACTTGATTAGATTAGAAATTCGTCGTTTTCCCTCTCAATTTTTCACTTTTTCGGTGACGAAATAGCTGATACGTAAGCTCATAAATTCACAAGTTCATTTCAACGTGGTACAAGatcctttaattttttttatcaaggtCTAAATATACATTGTGAGATAACATGAAAATATAATATTTGACAAAATCAGCTACTCCTATTTCTCTTTTATGATACATTTCAGACTAAGACTATTTACTAACCTTCCTAGAACATTTAATAGGTTAACAACTAATTACATTAGTTACTAAACAAGATTACAACATTTACACATAGAGAAGTCATTGAGAGGGATGCATTAGAAGATGTTACTCGTAAAAGTTTATCAATTACATAACAAGTCTTCTTCCATAATATAACTAATCTTAATACATGTTAATCCCCTTAAAATTAAATTCGGTCGTTTTTGCGAATTCGATCCTAAGCTGCTTCAATGCTTCTCGAGTTAACACCGGAGGTCTACCAATTCATGTTGGATTAATATCCTCTATGGAGTAGTTCATCTAGATGACATATGATTGAGATTAATGTTTTCTTTCGGTCAAGTTTGGTTAAGTGTTTCTTGAGGTGTTGATGATTTATTAATGGCTAGAGATAATATCATCAGAGTCAAAATAGACTCCAAAGAAGTGATATATAGCAATGATCACATCCGGAAATAACAAATACTCATACTTAATCTCTGAATGCAGGTTCTTACTTGAACAGCTTGGACGGCCCTCTATAGGGTACATTCACGGAGGGAAGGAGCACAATGATGGATGCATGTGAAGACACTTTCTTTTATGATTCCCCACCCTCTTCCGCCTTAAAAACTTTTGTAGAAGACTTGCATAGTCCCTTTAACTATGCAAGAAGCACATTACTACTAGTAATAATATACAATATCTTTTAAATTAAAAGAGTACATCTAGACCTGAACCTGGAGGCTCGTTGAACTTGTTGATTCCCCATGCATGAAAACCCCGATCAGATCTAGAATGCCATTTAACAAAAAATCAACTATTCCGTGTATAAGGATTTGGACTCACAACAGTATAACCAAATTGTACGTGCGTTAGGTAGCTTGAATGAATGATCATTGTCTTTTCTTGCTTAGACTTCTTTTCTGCCTTGTTCCAAGATTAGATGCATAAAACAGAATTTTCAGGTAGGTTGAGTCTGTACTCTGACTTTATTCTATGCTGGTTGATGGTCTAACGCACAACAAACATAACATTCATATAAGTCAGAGAACTGTAACACTATGCCTAATGGGAAATGACACCCAAATAAGTGAGTGAGATATCAATATGCATCTCGTGTAAGTAGTGTTTTTACAGTGTTGATGAATAGAAGCTACAGAAAACTGCTTCAAGTTTGAGGGGGAGTAAGTACTTAAAATGGATACTCTACAGAGATGGTATAATGAAGTGTATGGATGAAGACATGGAACTTTTGGAAACCTTACACTCTCTCATTTTGACAATATAGTGAATGGTGAATCATACAAGTTTAGAAAACCTAGCTCCACATCAGCATCATGGCAATGGCCAAGTTTTATCATCCTCCACTCCAGAAAGAAGTCCATAGACATTCTGGCTAGTCGTAGCTGCATTGTGACGGGGGGCCATTTCCTCAGGAAAATCTTCAGAGTTATCACCGAACAAGAAGTCATACCAGCCCGTTGAATTCCACCCATAAGTGGAACAATTTTGTTGAATATCAAAGTCATGATGGCAGAGGAAGTAGGAGCCTAGAACCTGATATGCAGAGATATCCACCCCATTAATGAGATGGTGTGCAGGAGGAGATGCTTTACATCTCGAATTGTTCTCATTTTGCTTATACACAATGTGGATGCCAAATCCCTTCAACCGAGCACCAGAATATAGAGATATCGAAATGCTCATAGAGTCTCCTGTATCCAAGTGATCACCTATTTCCCAATGGGATAGCCATGTGATATCTTTACCATTATGCGGAAGACCTTGAATTGTTGGACTGTATGTCCATCTCAGATCCTTGGTCTTATTTGCCACTCTAACATGAAACTCATTCCAAAATTTATTTCTCCTTGTACAATAACATTTGCTGGCGTTTTCATAGATAACATATAAGTTCAAACCCTGAATGTCATGATTAGTCCGTGAAGGCACATCAAAGCTGATCGAGGACCCTGTAGATTTGTAGCTTAACCAGTCTGGAAGCTCACTTCCATGGACCGAAGTGCTGAATATACCAAATTCATAGAGCCCCTACACATTAATCACAAATTAACATCATTTGGAGACAAAAGGAGATTATGTTTTATCCAACCAAATCTTGGTACCATTTATATCTTGCTTCCCCTATTAATGTTATGGGAGCAAGAAACTCATATTTCTTAACCAAAACTTTTCCTAGTTGCTACATATAAACAGGGACTTGTAGGAGAGGGGCGTTAGGGAGCAAACCTGTATAGGACTTTCCCATCTTGTAAGAGTCAGGTTGTTGTAGAGATCCACCTTAGTGTCACTCAAGAACCCCAAGTTGGGAAACCCCAGAACACTGATTAAGTCAGCATcacatgaagaaatgcatttaaGCTGGAACATATCCTGAATCTCAATTAGTTTGTTGCAACATAATGCAAGAAAATCTAATGTTGTCAATAAGTTTGGCAAATATGGTAACCGCTCGAGTGACCTGCATTTCCAGATACTCAAGGTTGTCACACTGTTTGGGATCTCTGGAAGATAATTAAGTTCTTCACATCTTTCTAGCTCAAGTATCCGGAGATTGGTGAGCCCCTTGATGCTTTGTGGTAGGCTGCGAATTGGATTGTCACTTAAAAACAATTTCCGCAGCATGGAGAAATCACCAAGCTCCACTGGAATTAAATCACTAGATAGACCACATCCAGTGAGACTTAAAGTTACTAATGTCTGAGATACTGTAGTTAACAGGTTAACAACACCAGGAGCTTTTCTTGGGCTTGGGACTGAAGAGCACAGACCTAAACTCAGTGAATGCTTcttaattatggaagtggaggcTTGATTAGCAGCAGTTCCACCTGCATCAAGCTCTCTCAATGAATGCATCTTACCCAGCTCTAATGAAGACCATACAAGTTTTGAGCAACCATACAGAATCATCTTCTCGAGGGAATGAAGATTACTAATACATCCGGGAAGCTTCCTTAGACTTTCGCAGCCTCTTAGGTTCAAAATGAGGAGTCTTTGTAGTTCCCCAATCGATTTATCAATCTCAGTCAACCTTGTGCAGTACTTGAGAATTATCCTCTCAAGATTTGGAAGCTTTGAAAAGTCAGGGGTGCAGAAGAGACCTTTTGAATGACTGAGATTCAGAATCTTTAACGCACTCAGAAGCTGTAAGAGGAAAACAAATAAAAATCATCATCTGACTGATCTATCAATCTTTAAACAATCAACCAGagaaagaaattagagaaaaaggaaaaaaggttCAGATTGGTGTTGTATCTTTGAGGTGATAGTGCCTAAATAATTATAATAGCTTGTTACTCGAAGGAACTACAAACTCTTCAAaatttaatatcataaaaacaaGGAGATATTAAATAAAGGACTTGTGCAAGGAATAAGCTTTCAAGGCAGAGGGAATATACATAGATGTAGTCTGTAATATTCTGATCAAAGTGATGACTCGTTTCCATTATTATCTCCTAAAATCAGAAATGTCCATAAATTTAAACTGATAGCTAATATTCCGCAGACTTGGACGTCACTTCGGAAACCAGATGTTCAGACTTCAGTCAGATATGTTCTGCATAACTAGTAGGCGGGATTATGAATACAatataacttttacttgttgaatatatatatatgcctgcTAAATAAGGTGCGCTACGGAGTTTGtgtttttatattttattattcgctaaatatatttttcttctagAAAATAAAAGCTTAATAGCGAAGGCTACCTTGTTTCCTTCAAAAATATGATGCAACCTACTGTAGCGCATTTCTAGGGCCACCACTTTCTCCATAGGTAAGCCGTCAGGTAAACATTTATATGGAAATTTGTGCCAACACAACCACCTCAACGACCTTGGGAACTCCTTGTAATTTCCTTTAACTGCTATATTATCAAGTTGCAGCAGTCTTAATTTGCGCATCCCGGAAAATGCATCAGCATTGATGCTGTCCACCTTTTTTGATTTTCCACGTGATTCTATTGAGGAAGAGTTTTTATTAGAACCATAAAGGAGAACTTTACGTGGCTGTGGTTGCCTTGATGGATCATTTTGGCGTGACAGCCTTATTTTCCTCATTATGTAGGCACATTCCTGCAAATACTCATTTGTTGTCCGATGATGGAATATTCTGGGTGGCTTATCTTTGTCTGCACAAGGCCTAAGGTTCAGGCCTTGAATCATATCCGAACCCTGACAAAAAGTTACTGATTTGTGAAAGAAAGAACATAAGACTAGATTTGGAAAAGTAAATGTAACAGCAAAAATAATGGATCTTACAGTTTTTTCTTTCAGAACTTTAAATGAGTCCTTGTAATGCCACAATCTACTCCGTCTTTCAGGATGCTTGGGTGATTTTTGGCGTATAATTTCTCGTCCCATATCTCTAACTAATGGATGCATCATCAGTTTTCCGTATTCATCAATGTTTAAcaagaatctatcttggagaTTCTGAATACCAACCATTGAATAATATCCACATGCATCAAGGATAGTGACAACGTGGTCTACATTCTTTCCAAGAAAGAAGCAGGCAATCTCAAGGAATAGGCTTTTGTCATGATCATCTTGTATAAAGTCAAAACTTATTTGCAGTTTCTTGGATACTTGACTATTAGGAATTGCCTCTAGTTTCATCAGGATACTTTCCCATACATCCAGTTTTTTACCAGAGAGAGAAGAACCCAAAACTTGTAAAGCTAGGGGAGATCCAATACAGTGTTCTATAATCCTTCTCAAGAACTTGGTGTAATCCTCAACTGGATTGGCTTGTCCGAATGCATGCCAACTAAATAGTTCAAGTGATTCATCTTTGTTCAGTTTCTGAACTCGATCAATCAATTCAATTTCACAAGCCCTCAGTAACTCTATGTGCCTAGTTGTCACAATAATTTTACTACCTGGGTAAAAGCAATCTCGCATTCCACCGATACAAGCTAATTGGTGCACTTCATCAACATCATCCAGCACAACCAGAACTCTTTTACCATAAACAGCATTTTTGATCTCATCGATTCCTTCTTCAACACTCTGAATGTCAATCTTCCTTCCATCAAGAATATCAGAAAGAAATTGTTTCTGCAGATAGATTAGTCCATCGGTAGAATCGGAAAAATCTCTAACATTGAGGAGGAAGCTGCTTCcatcaaaattttcaaagttcaaattaaatgcatatttgGCGATTGTTGTCTTCCCTATACCACCCATACCACAAATGCCCCAAATACCAACATCATCTGCTTTATGTTGCAACCACAAGCAAAGATCTTCAACCCGAAAATGTATACCAATTAGGTAAGGAGCAACACTTAGGATTGAACGGCTTACTTTATTTTCGGTAACCTTCACAAGTTTCTCTATAAATCTCAACTCAGTCCTACAATAAAGATAAAAGTGGAACAAACAAAAAGAGAAATGTTGGTTAGCTGGATAATATCAAGTTAAAAGTCGTAGGTATTCGTATTACGCTTGATAAACAGAGAAGCTATGCCTGATATTCTATACTTCCTTCTGAAACATAAACAAGGACATCTATTGATTTGACTACTCTAACAGTGAGTATTTGCTCAAGCTTAATTTACTATAACCATTTTCAATGAAGTTAGTAATGTTTTCTGGAAGGCTATGTGGGAAGTTGATCATCATACACACTGTAAGACGACCTTTCCCTTGCGTTANNNNNNNNNNNNNNNNNNNNNNNNNNNNNNNNNNNNNNNNNNNNNNNNNNNNNNNNNNNNNNNNNNNNNNNNNNNNNNNNNNNNNNNNNNNNNNNNNNNNNNNNNNNNN
The nucleotide sequence above comes from Lycium barbarum isolate Lr01 chromosome 3, ASM1917538v2, whole genome shotgun sequence. Encoded proteins:
- the LOC132633649 gene encoding disease resistance-like protein CSA1: MIQGLNLRPCADKDKPPRIFHHRTTNEYLQECAYIMRKIRLSRQNDPSRQPQPRKVLLYGSNKNSSSIESRGKSKKVDSINADAFSGMRKLRLLQLDNIAVKGNYKEFPRSLRWLCWHKFPYKCLPDGLPMEKVVALEMRYSRLHHIFEGNKLLSALKILNLSHSKGLFCTPDFSKLPNLERIILKYCTRLTEIDKSIGELQRLLILNLRGCESLRKLPGCISNLHSLEKMILYGCSKLVWSSLELGKMHSLRELDAGGTAANQASTSIIKKHSLSLGLCSSVPSPRKAPGVVNLLTTVSQTLVTLSLTGCGLSSDLIPVELGDFSMLRKLFLSDNPIRSLPQSIKGLTNLRILELERCEELNYLPEIPNSVTTLSIWKCRSLERLPYLPNLLTTLDFLALCCNKLIEIQDMFQLKCISSCDADLISVLGFPNLGFLSDTKVDLYNNLTLTRWESPIQGLYEFGIFSTSVHGSELPDWLSYKSTGSSISFDVPSRTNHDIQGLNLYVIYENASKCYCTRRNKFWNEFHVRVANKTKDLRWTYSPTIQGLPHNGKDITWLSHWEIGDHLDTGDSMSISISLYSGARLKGFGIHIVYKQNENNSRCKASPPAHHLINGVDISAYQVLGSYFLCHHDFDIQQNCSTYGWNSTGWYDFLFGDNSEDFPEEMAPRHNAATTSQNVYGLLSGVEDDKTWPLP
- the LOC132634345 gene encoding disease resistance protein RPV1-like, translating into MEALRVEEASNFRSRCVYDVFLSFRGEDTRKTFTDQLYKALVDEGHRTFRDDNEIERGENIKSELDKAIHSSKSSIIILSKNYATSSWCLDELVMILENKRRRGHAILPVFYYVDPLDVGKQMGSFAAAFAAHEQRLMDEGKEEWIEKIKGWRAALREVADQRGSGMVLQNSTQETELRFIEKLVKVTENKVSRSILSVAPYLIGIHFRVEDLCLWLQHKADDVGIWGICGMGGIGKTTIAKYAFNLNFENFDGSSFLLNVRDFSDSTDGLIYLQKQFLSDILDGRKIDIQSVEEGIDEIKNAVYGKRVLVVLDDVDEVHQLACIGGMRDCFYPGSKIIVTTRHIELLRACEIELIDRVQKLNKDESLELFSWHAFGQANPVEDYTKFLRRIIEHCIGSPLALQVLGSSLSGKKLDVWESILMKLEAIPNSQVSKKLQISFDFIQDDHDKSLFLEIACFFLGKNVDHVVTILDACGYYSMVGIQNLQDRFLLNIDEYGKLMMHPLVRDMGREIIRQKSPKHPERRSRLWHYKDSFKVLKEKTSYVLSFTNQ